A section of the Candidatus Desulfofervidus auxilii genome encodes:
- a CDS encoding ComEA family DNA-binding protein, whose protein sequence is MRYVLITFTLFFFVISFALIGAQQKIDINTATIEQLESLPGIGPVIAKRIIDYRKKYGPFKKIEDIMQIKGIGRKRFEKIKDLITIKK, encoded by the coding sequence ATGAGGTATGTGCTTATAACCTTTACTTTATTCTTTTTTGTGATTAGTTTTGCCTTAATAGGGGCACAACAAAAAATTGATATAAATACTGCTACAATTGAACAGTTAGAAAGTTTACCTGGTATTGGTCCAGTTATTGCAAAACGCATTATAGATTACCGTAAGAAATATGGCCCTTTTAAAAAAATTGAAGACATTATGCAAATTAAGGGTATAGGTAGGAAAAGATTTGAAAAAATAAAGGATTT